In Lycium ferocissimum isolate CSIRO_LF1 chromosome 11, AGI_CSIRO_Lferr_CH_V1, whole genome shotgun sequence, a single genomic region encodes these proteins:
- the LOC132037690 gene encoding receptor-like serine/threonine-protein kinase ALE2 isoform X12, with the protein MFLLQFCLQVLLRQIIDILSSLLLCQKLLHQSRHLEGNHLTTHQLKLHRYLDLRHLVRAGHQRVLSPQMAQLQGKIRKIHCPLSQEVQIFHHPFHQVSLLFSKENCGIPVKIKFSVCCFVLLLFNSVLNAPAPREKPQNPLPTLPRNLDISPSIPPVLNAPAPREKPQNPLPTLPRNPEISPSTPPVLNAPAPREKPQNPLPTLPRIPDISPSTPPVLNAPAPREKPQNPLPTLPRNPEISPSTPPVLNAPAPRGKPQNHLPTHPIIPEVSPSIPPVFNAPSPRGKPQDPLPARPTNPEVSPSIPPATVAPPPRKLPNNSLPSHPRFPRKPPSVSPVKHDITPVSTPWPSINHKRASAPTVAPPNRMTNRHPAKAPTEHKAMGRSTNAPPHKFPNSPPEEGSYPPLSAPSTSFQRDHHLKDNMTAITPSPYEVYPPVSTEQGPLIPPSPSFHSKSYPKTNLRPHSHSPGTSVSPLLAPLTSPESHDSPAISESPTASSRPTKKPFVSPKMSPSGSPPRHPKIPRPFQALPPPPPNQDCASLTCAEPFTNGPPKAPCVCVLPMRVGLRLSVALYTFFPLVSELATEIAVGVFMDPSQVRIMGANSASQYPEKTIVLIDLVPLGEKFDNTTAFLTSQRFWHKQVVIKASLFGDYDVLYVQYPGLPPSPPSAASDIDTIGSQPYPGDNNGSTKPLGVDVSGKQHKNGPNRSVIAVIVLSASVAVILGCAVAWVLLFRHRDRGYQSEPTPLTTLPSLAKSSGIATSIIGSRPNSPSLSFSSSFAAYTGSARTFSSNEIERATDRFNEARVLGEGGFGVVYSGVLDDGMEVAVKVLKRDDQQGGREFLAEVEMLSRLHHRNLVKLIGICLEERSRCLLYELIPNGSVESHLHGIDKEISPLDWNARIKIALGAARGLAYLHEDSSPRVIHRDFKSSNILLEHDFTPKVSDFGLARAALEEGSRHISTRVMGTFGYVAPEYAMTGHLLVKSDVYSYGVVLLELLTGRKPVDMSQPPGQENLVAWARPLLTSEEGLELIVDRTLGPDFPFDDIVKVAAIASMCVQPEVSHRPFMGEVVQALKLVCNECEQTKGIMSRSCSRDDLSIDMDGRISTSSSQVLNTRRPQSPGSNSDSELDVERGLSMSDLLSPLASYGKQESGSFRRYSSSGPIRKGKTRRLWHKMRRLSGGSVSEHGVMLGLRPGSH; encoded by the exons ATGTTCCTGCTCCAGTTCTGCCTCCAAGTGCTCCTAAGGCAGATCATCGACATACTGAGCAGCCTGTTGTTGTGCCAGAAGCTCCTG CACCAGTCTCGTCACCTGGAAGGAAATCACCTGACGACGCACCAACTAAAGCTCCACAGGTACCTGGATCTACGCCACCTAGTGAGAGCAGGCCATCAGAGAGTCCTCTCTCCTCAAATGGCCCAG CTCCAAGGGAAAATCCGCAAAATTCACTGCCCACTCTCCCAAGAAGTCCAGATATTTCACCATCCATTCCACCAGGTATCGTTGcttttttctaaagaaaattgTGGCATTCcagttaaaataaaattttca gtatgttgttttgttttgcTGTTATTTAACTCAGTCCTGAATGCGCCTGCCCCAAGGGAAAAGCCACAAAATCCACTGCCCACCCTCCCAAGAAATCTAGATATTTCACCATCCATTCCACCAG TCCTGAATGCACCTGCCCCAAGGGAAAAGCCACAAAATCCACTACCCACCCTCCCAAGAAATCCAGAAATTTCACCATCCACTCCACCAG TCCTGAATGCGCCTGCCCCAAGGGAAAAGCCACAAAATCCACTGCCCACCCTCCCAAGAATTCCAGATATTTCACCATCCACTCCACCAG TCCTGAATGCCCCTGCCCCAAGGGAAAAGCCACAAAATCCACTACCCACCCTCCCAAGAAATCCAGAAATTTCACCATCCACTCCACCAG tCCTGAATGCGCCTGCTCCAAGGGGAAAGCCCCAAAATCATCTGCCCACCCACCCAATCATTCCAGAAGTCTCACCATCTATTCCACCAG TCTTTAATGCGCCTTCTCCAAGGGGAAAGCCACAAGATCCACTGCCCGCCCGCCCAACCAATCCCGAAGTCTCACCATCTATTCCACCAG CGACAGTTGCACCACCTCCAAGGAAGTTGCCTAACAATTCACTACCCAGCCATCCAAGATTTCCTCGAAAACCTCCATCCGTTTCACCAG TTAAGCATGATATAACCCCTGTATCAACTCCGTGGCCAAGCATCAACCACAAAAGAGCAAGTGCTCCAACTGTTGCACCTCCTAATAGAATGACCAATCGGCATCCAGCAAAAG CTCCCACTGAACACAAAGCCATGGGGCGCTCTACTAATGCTCCTCCTCATAAATTCCCTAATTCTCCCCCCGAGGAAGGATCATATCCTCCCTTATCTGCACCTTCAACCTCATTTCAGAGGGATCACCACCTAAAAGATAATATGACAGCAATCACTCCATCACCCTATGAAGTTTATCCTCCTGTTTCAACTGAACAAG GTCCGTTGATCCCTCCATCTCCTTCGTTTCactcaaaatcatatccaaagactAACCTTAGGCCCCACTCTCATTCACCAG GAACGTCGGTATCACCGTTGCTTGCGCCTTTAACTTCTCCAGAAAGCCACGATTCTCCTGCAATATCAGAGTCTCCAACTGCTTCATCTAGACCAACTAAAA AACCATTTGTTTCCCCTAAAATGTCTCCCTCTGGGTCTCCACCAAGGCATCCAAAGATACCGCGTCCATTTCAAGCACTACCACCTCCACCTCCTAATCAAG ATTGCGCATCATTGACTTGTGCAGAGCCTTTCACAAATGGTCCACCAAAAGCACCTTGTGTTTGTGTCTTGCCTATGCGAGTTGGACTACGCCTTAGTGTAGCACTCTACACCTTCTTCCCTTTGGTTTCAGAGCTGGCAACAGAAATTGCTGTTGGGGTATTTATGGATCCAAGTCAAGTTCGTATTATGGGAGCAAATTCAGCCAGCCAGTATCCAGAGAAGACCATTGTCCTTATTGATTTGGTACcccttggagaaaaatttgataACACTACAGCATTTCTGACATCGCAAAGATTCTGGCACAAACAAGTTGTTATAAAAGCTTCTCTTTTTGgtgattatgatgtgttgtATGTGCAATATCCAG GTCTTCCTCCGTCTCCACCTTCAGCAGCTTCAGACATTGATACCATAGGTAGCCAACCATATCCTGGTGATAATAATGGAAGTACCAAGCCCCTTGGAGTTGATGTCAGCGGGAAACAGCACAAAAATGGGCCAAATCGGAGTGTCATAGCAGTAATTGTATTGTCAGCCTCTGTCGCAGTTATTTTAGGCTGTGCCGTTGCATGGGTTTTGCTTTTCAGACATAGAGATCGTGGGTATCAGTCAGAACCAACTCCACTAACTACATTACCATCCCTTGCAAAGTCATCAG GGATTGCAACCTCCATCATTGGGAGCAGGCCAAACTCTCCTTCATTATCCTTTAGTTCTAGCTTTGCTGCGTATACTGGTTCGGCTAGAACATTCAGTTCAAATGAAATTGAGAGAGCAACTGACCGCTTCAATGAAGCAAGAGTACTAGGTGAAGGGGGATTTGGTGTTGTTTATAGTGGTGTGCTTGATGATGGGATGGAAGTGGCAGTGAAAGTCCTCAAGAGAGATGATCAACAGGGTGGTCGTGAATTTTTGGCCGAAGTAGAGATGCTTAGCCGCCTCCATCATAGGAACTTGGTCAAGTTGATAGGAATATGTCTTGAGGAGCGCAGTCGCTGTTTACTTTATGAGCTCATCCCAAATGGAAGCGTGGAATCTCACCTTCATG GTATTGACAAGGAAATTTCTCCACTTGATTGGAATGCCCGAATAAAAATAGCACTTGGTGCTGCCCGAGGCCTGGCCTATTTGCATGAAGATTCCAGTCCCCGAGTCATACACAGGGATTTTAAGTCTAGTAACATCTTACTGGAACATGATTTCACCCCGAAAGTGTCTGATTTTGGTTTGGCAAGAGCTGCATTAGAGGAAGGAAGCAGACACATATCGACTCGAGTCATGGGAACTTTTGG GTATGTAGCTCCAGAATATGCTATGACAGGGCATCTTCTTGTAAAAAGTGATGTTTACAGCTATGGGGTTGTCCTGCTTGAGCTGCTAACTGGAAGAAAGCCAGTGGATATGTCCCAGCCACCAGGTCAAGAGAATTTAGTCGCTTGGGCACGCCCACTCCTTACGAGTGAAGAAGGTCTTGAGTTGATTGTGGATCGTACTTTGGGGCCTGATTTCCCATTTGATGACATCGTAAAAGTAGCTGCTATTGCTTCAATGTGTGTTCAACCAGAGGTATCTCACAGGCCTTTCATGGGTGAGGTCGTCCAGGCCTTGAAGCTGGTATGTAATGAATGCGAACAGACAAAAGGCATCATGTCTCGAAGTTGTAGCCGAGATGATCTGTCTATTGACATGGATGGTAGGATAAGTACATCTTCAAGCCAAGTGTTGAACACTAGACGACCTCAATCCCCGGGCTCTAACTCGGACAGTGAGTTGGATGTTGAGAGGGGACTTTCAATGTCAGATTTACTTAGTCCGTTAGCAAGCTATGGGAAGCAAGAATCTGGTTCATTTAGGAGGTACTCTAGCTCAGGTCCTATCAGAAAAGGAAAAACCAGGAGGCTATGGCATAAAATGAGAAGATTATCTGGAGGTAGTGTGAGCGAGCATGGCGTGATGTTAGGGTTACGGCCTGGATCCCACTAA